Genomic DNA from Manihot esculenta cultivar AM560-2 chromosome 15, M.esculenta_v8, whole genome shotgun sequence:
aaagtttagataaattattttaaatatttttaaaattaaagttattaatttcttttattagtttGTATTAAAAAACTAAACCATAAGTATTAGTAATTAATATTTCCTAAGACTCGATAatactaattattttaataacaatTAAGTGTTTTAGTAATTACAGTTGTTCTGGTAGTGATTTTCTTTATACAATGcaattttttactatatattGCCACACATTTAAATAATGTTTTGATAAATTCAAAACACTAACACTATTTTTGAAATTGTGGTGGAACCTGCTCATATATTTTGCTTAACTTGTAAAAGTAATCAAAATGTTCAGCACTAATCTAAAACTTAGTGTGTAGCTTAATCAGAAGTAATGAAAGATTaatattgaattttataaaagtgTTTGGAATTTTTTGACAAAAAAAGATCAGACCGACTAGATTAGATGATTGGATTGATGACTTGGATGAAGCGTACACCTGGCGACCTAATACAAGATTTTTTAAAGTATGCAAAACATCTGACCTAATGCACAGAATTTTCAAAGTATTTGGAAAGTCTGATGAACAGATTTTTTATGTTATGCTTCTCTTATCTACCAACTTCATCCCTTTCTCTCTTTATATAGAGTTGGGTGGATGGATAGTGGTCAGAAGTTTAATTCTCTAATCCCAAAACTCTCCCAAATAACCCCTGAACCCtgtgtaatattattttaactctTCCAAATAACCCCTAAACCAAAATTTTCATGTATCACatacatatattaattttttaatttaattaattaattaatttttataaatttaattaatcaattcatcacttaattataattaattagattaatttttattaatttaattaatcaatctCCTTAATcagtattaataaattattggtTTTGACCAAAATTTAAACTTCGCCAACTAtgatattttactattaaacaATTCAAATCTAAATGAAATTTaatgtatatattaattttatggtcTAATGAATAATTTCTATGTAtattatatatgtgtatattatTAAAcctgaattaattaaattaattatattaatttaataaattactcTCTTatctattaatataattaatttaataaattaattactctCTTATCtatcaatataattaatttaattaattactctctttttttttaatcaaaattaattactcTCTTATcaattaatcattttaattgaatatggGCTAGGCCAACATTTGGTGATCCCATCTCTTAATTTCATCCCATCTcttaatttcatcaaaatatatttaaggTCCATTTCACATTAAATCAAGCTGATATCAATATGGTccaacaaaatatttttatctttttttaaatcCATGTATTACACAGAAATGAGTAGTATTcagttcaaattaaaaaaatcgactaaactaaattaattcaaaagtttggtttagtttttaatttaaaaaatttcggttatttcgattcaattcaattttagttagaaaaaattagtaaaaccgaatcgattagtgataatatagagatattagaCCATAATTTCAGTCgaaatactttaattaaattttaaaatattaaaaataaggtattaaaaataaaaaggtcattaaaaaaattcaaccgattaaactaaattgaatcagaccggttcaatTCAAATTAGTTTCTATCCAAAATTAGTTCGATTTTCATATTCTAAAATTTctattttcgatttttttcgGTACGTTTCAATTTTAAACTGGACCGACCAAATGCTCCACTCTAACCTTACATCGACTTTAATTCGTAAAATGAATTAATCTTCTCTTTTAATATCCATATCCTATATAAATAAGATTcatcatatgaatttatttatttttatttaaaatctataTTCTAGATGGATAGATTTCATTTTTTAACTCATCACGATTGAATTTACACTATATTGATCGGTTGAGGCAAATAGAGGTGATAATCTATTCTAAATGAATCGTTCCTAACATGGTATTCTATGACTGTAAACTAACATTTTATACAAATATATTCTGTCATTATATTCTTAAATTCTCGAGAATGGAATTCTCGAGAATGGAATgactactaaaattttaaaaaaaatagattatatttaattatttaaacaacacttaattaataaaattatctactATTTTATGTTTAGGGATGTATAATTATGTCAAATTAATACCAGTGTAGAACTCTATAAGACATATTATCAACACATATTATCAACAGTTTTCACATGTGATAAAACTAGGATTTCAATTAAAATGGGGCAAATTTTGATACTCTTAtaaacataaatttattttattttttatttattataagtcattttcatttttgaaaatataatttatttattaatatactatgtttaatatgtattaaaaaaataaaattcatattagttttaaaaatatttagtaattTGAGTTGTTCAATTCGAAAATATTAATGTAGCTCataatatattatgaaaaaattaaacaatattttttacttttaagtatgttaattaaatttttaaaataaatgcaaaagtaaaattaaatctatttttctgtaaaaaaaataattttatatgaataaaaaattatagtataaaaattaatgaaattaaaaatatatatatagctaCGAATTTCAATAGAacatgatattttaatttttaatcttatcaaaaatatattttttaatatatgtaattaaattcaattctaTTATATAACTAATTATTCATatgtttgtaaaaaaaaaatatttttttaatagatataattgTAACAACTAATATCACATTCTAAAGTTATTcgcttataaattaaaaatataaaatatgcttatttgtttttttatcaacttttaataatattattaatttggtCACATTTAAATGATATTAATATAAGtcctattttttttaagaaaaaaaaaattgttattttttaaaagagaaaatattaattttaaattataaaatttaaaaaataaggaaCTTTTCTAAAATTTGTGTAAAAAATTgagctttattttttaatttaatttagtctttactttaataagtaaaatatttttgtaattaacTTTTTGTGTTTTCCATTCTATTCCCTTTTTAGCTTTAAGGCTAGCATTTACATATCCATAACTAccttatttaagaaaaatatttttagagtaaaaaatttaaaattgagaatttaaatttaattttaatataaatacttaataaatcagatttaatttgtagatttacaaaaatatttatGCCTTTTTAAGCCAAATTATGATTTAAACTCATAAAAAGAAACATATCCAAAATTTAAATCAAGATATAACATTCTATAACTGCCTAAATTTCCTAAAATTCATATATGAAATTGTGTCTAATTTATATGTTAACATCCAGTTtggtaattataaatattaattttactttaaaattataaatttcaatattattaatGTTTTCAAAAACTTtcactataaaaaataattgttatattattgaatttaaGATATCcattattaatgaaattataattattttaatgttaaaagtaaattttcattttatttagaaattaaaatatgagatggaaaaatattttttttattttgtttaatttttaaataaaaataaaagatataaaaatagtaacataattaattttcttagaAAAGGATTGAAAATCAATAGAATAGTACAATTTTAGAAACatagttaaaaaaaatctcaaaagttttctatttttataagtataccataaatttaattaactatTTTCCTTATAAATTGAATGAAATTTGAGCAAAATGAATCAAATTTTCCTTTTATCAGATATGATAAAGAAGCGTTTGAATATGAGTATGTTACAAAAGAAGCAATTTGATATATACGCTTAGCTGTTGAAATTATACAATACTTTTTAGTAATTTGCCAAATTGGTGATATTgacattattaatttaaaacatattatttatattcaaaataattataatattgtgtttttaataaaaacaaaaataaaaaatcaattgttTGAGAATAAGATTTATTATTCACTACAAGAATTTTGATGTTTACCAACGGATATTTCCGTTGGTAAACATTGAAAATCCGTTGGTGATCAATATCACtaacggatcaccaacggattCACTCCGTCTGCAAAATCCTCGTTGGTAAATTAttcaccaacggaaatttctatccgttggtgacagtgacggatcaccaacggaattttccgttggtgacagtgacggaacaccaacggaaatttccgttggtgacaccaacggaaatttccgATGGTGACACTAACGGATCACCtacggaaatttccgttggtgtcaccaacggaaattccgTTGGTAATCCGTTGGTGATCCATAAAATTGAAAACCcgtttatttttatacattattATGTGTTCCCGGTAACGTTACTTGGCCTCCTAAACCTGGTAATCAATAACTATGAAGATAAACTCTGATTTGTAGACATCAAAGTAACTCCTGGTTATTCTTAAAACCCTGAAATTATCTTGAATGAAAGCATTTATATTCAGAATCAATTCAACAATGAGAATAAATAAAAAGCTAGGTTCATTATGTTACAGGCTAGCTTGAGATGTCATCAGTTATCTTCTACATCAAACCAGAAATAAACACAAGTTCGAGAACAGATGACTCGAACTCGCTGCAAAGCCAGCTTCCCACTTGTAACAACAGCCTTGGAACCCCCTTCTATCCGAGTTTGAGAAACAGAAACACCATCACAACTAGTCTTCACAGAGTAGGAGAAAATCTCACTCCCCCCAGCTGTAGTCACGATTGGGCATGAGAGATAGTCCAAAGGGTTTGACTCACATTGAAGGATGCAGCCATCTATAGTTAGCCTTCCACTTCTATGAAGCAAGCAACAACCAAGCTCTGCCTTCACTGTTAGGTTCGCCAATTTGCAAGTGGACAGGAACTCCAATGCACTGCAAAAACAATAACAACAGTACCAATTATGTCTTGTGATGGAAATTAAAGGATAGTGACCTGTAAGAGTCTACTCTAAGATGTTGGAGAACGAAATTTTGCAGTGAAGAGCTAGGCATGGAAATCTGTAAATCTTTATCAGTCTGATAAACCAAGCAGCAGACAACCACATCTCAATTACTCAAGAATTGCATGCATGTCAGAGCCTTAATATTGATATTTAAGGTAATAGGATGATATTGAATGGGTACTTTTGTGATAGCTACTAACTATGATAATAACTAATTTcaacatgttttatgatgttataaCAGGCACAATAAGCATGAAAGATATTGCTCATAGCATAAGGTCAAGAATGCAGGAAGTATCATCCTTCACTATTGGTATACTGGAATAAATGCATCATCCCTAAACTCCAGTTCATGGTCACTTACATGCAATGTACGGATTGTCCTAGTTAAACTGAAATCCAATGAGATACAAGATAAGGGCAAAGCAATGCAATTGTCGTCCTGCATACCTGTCTGAACCTCGGGAACACAAGAGTGTTGTTTCATCAGGAGCCTCACCTCCACCAATCTGAACAAAGTAAGTTGAGATAAACAGTGAACAGATGGAAGAATTAATAACTCCAGAAGTTAACTTTTACTTTGCTTTACGAAATCAAAGAACAAGATTTGAAGTGCACATGCAGGTGCATTTCCaattgtgcacctgctggtgcacttgcgaagtgcaccagcaggtgcaatttcaaaatgcacctgctggtgcacttgcgtagtgcaccagcaggtgcatttCCAATTGTGCACCTGCAGGTGCACTTGCGAAGTGCACAGCAGGGGCATTTCCaattgtgcacctgctggtgcacttgccaagtgcaccagcaggtgcaatgtCAAAatgcaaggaaaaaaaaaagggcttgaaaaaaaaatctatgatGGGAACGGCTTGAGCAAAGAAATTAAACAAGCATAAATGTATCATAAAATTAACAAGCAAAAAATTAACaagcaaaaaattaaacaagaaaaaaattaaacaagcaaaaaattacaaaaaatctAAGAAATTTGAAATCGTGGAGTGGGAAATTCGACGGTGGATGGCGGCGAACCTTTTGATGGCGGTGGACATTGGATGAACAGGGCAGTGAACGGCCGAGAGGTTGGACCCAAGTTCCGATTTCAGTGAGCCCGTGGATATTGATGCTGAGAATAAGCTCCGTTGTCGACGGTCGATGGCGGCGAACCGTTGATGGCGGCGGACGATGGATGCACTTGGCAGTGAACGACGGAAAGGTTGGAGGCAACTTCAGATTTCAGTGATTTTGATTTTAAGGAATTAGGGATTTCATTTAAGGACGTGACCTGATCAGGACCAGCGAATCAAAGAGAGGCGAGCTGCAGAAACATGTGCAGCTCGGGATCTGCAGCAGATCAGCAGAACATGAAGCGGGCCGCAGAATGAACCAACGGCGTGTGTCAAACCTATGTTTCTTGATTAACGTTCCTTGAGCTCCGTCTGTCGTGGACGGTGACCGGCGACAGGAGGTGGTGCCTCTGGCGGGAGGTGAGCAGCAGCCTGATGGAGTACGGAGGCGACGGCGGTGTGGAAATCAGTGAGAGACTAGGAATGGCTGAATGGTTCATCAATAAGCAAACACACGATTTAGGAATTCACTCGTGGGTTGTATATTTGGCTCCACAATTCACTAACGGAAAGCTTATTCCGTTAGTGAAAAaacgaaataaataataaatttactatttcaCCAACGGATTTCTAACGGTAAAAGATCCGTTAGTATTTTTCTAACGGATCATTGACGGATGAATTCATCCGTTAGTGAAGAATATATTTCAAATAGTCCGTAGGTGAATCCGTTAGTGTCACTAACGGACTTTAATCCGTTGGTGAAGTCCGTTAGtgatctcctccatttttgtagtgatttaaaaaaaataaaagggaaaaagtTATGCCTTGTGAATacaaaaataagaagaaaaaaagaaaagctatATTGAAGATAGTAATTGAAGTGCCTTTgaaatgaaatattaaaaagttttttatttttatttttaatattacattttattattttcaataatattatgaaaattctattaaaattatgaGAAAAGTGTTTAGTCtacagaaaataataaaatataatatattaagtatgaatatatttacaatataattttatttttaacttataactatagttttaatatatgaaaattttattaaaattatgagaaaaaTGTTTAGTCTacggaaaataataaaatactatataataaataaagcaatttttttaaatattattttattttaaatattataattttaataataaaaattaaaaattaaaataaaattatttatatatttaatagtcATATGCCGGCGATTTCCTATTGCATATGTACATGCATAAGAAGACCAATAATTGAAAAATCATTATAATAACAACAAATCCTACAACAAAATGTAGTGGATTTTGATGTTACACGAGAATCGTTAAAGTAGGTTATTAGCGGTCACCATAAGATAGGCTCACATGGCAGAAATCTGATAATCGAATGTAAAGTCCCACTCAAAGAGTGGAAGGCCCGGATGATTGAGGTGTCTGACTCTTTATCAAAACTCATCTATTCCAGAGCAGATTGAATTTTCACATTAAGTTACCGTTAAAAGTAATCTAGTAGATTCTCGTTACGCTTATAATTGTAAAATCACCGACTGGTTAGTTGGCTACATCTCTTATCAACCAGCCAACCACATCAGTGCTAGATTTTCAAAAAATACCATATTAATtccttacagtataaaagataAACGATCACAAAGATAAAAGTACGTTATTCTCTCAcataactactcttgagttctaaacaTTATACTCGCCCTTCTCTTCAATTTACTGACTTAAAAGTCGGAGTAATTGTCGTAAGCATCAACCATCACACGTTCTCTGTCTTGTAAGTAGACCAATCATAGGACAAATCCATTTTTGCCACATCATCAATTTGGTTTCAGTAACATCATTTAGTTCCACTATCAAGAGATCCATTGAActctctctattcatttggattaagacTAGTCTCTTATCTCCTTTTCTCGTAAAAAGAAATCTCATCTTTCTCTCTCGATGTGACCGAAAATTCTCAAGCTGCTGCTAAAGTTGTTATCAATGAGGATGCTATCATTCCTTCTACCCCTAGTAGTAGGCAAAACACGCCTTTAGTGGTCAATCAATTTTAAGAGCATTATCTCAATAATCTGAGCATTGAGAAAATGCTTCAGTACGTCAAAAGGTTGTAGGTTACTATTGAGCAATGCAAAGCTCGAGAGGAGACATCGCTCATTGATGCAGAACCCcaacctattagagactgaaacgacacataccctag
This window encodes:
- the LOC122721974 gene encoding F-box protein SKIP5-like, giving the protein NLKLPPTFPSFTAKCIHRPPPSTVRRHRPSTTELILSINIHGLTEIGTWVQPLGRSLPCSSNVHRHQKIGGGEAPDETTLLCSRGSDSALEFLSTCKLANLTVKAELGCCLLHRSGRLTIDGCILQCESNPLDYLSCPIVTTAGGSEIFSYSVKTSCDGVSVSQTRIEGGSKAVVTSGKLALQRVRVICSRTCVYFWFDVEDN